Part of the Aquarana catesbeiana isolate 2022-GZ linkage group LG06, ASM4218655v1, whole genome shotgun sequence genome is shown below.
aaccccccccccaaccaggcctgacccctccaacacccccctctcccccaaccaggcctgacctccaacccccccccaaccaggcctgacccctccaacacccccctctccccaaccaggcctgacctccaaccccccccccaaccaggcctgacccctccaacaccccccctctccccaaccaggcctgacctccaacccccccctctccccaaccaggcctgacccctccaacacccccctctccccaaccaggcctgacccctccaacacccccctctccccaaccaggcctgacccctccaacacccccctctccccaaccaggcctgacctccaaccccccccaaccaggcctgacccctccaacacccctctccccaaccaggcctgacctccaacccccccccaaccaggcctgaccccttcaacacccccctctccccaaccaggcctgacctccaacacccccctctccccaaccagcctgacctccaacacccccctctccccaaccaggcctgacctccaacacccccctctccccaaccaggcctgacctccaaccccccctctccccaaccaggcctgacctccaaccccccccaaccaggcctgaccttcaaccccccccaaccaggcctgaccccctccaacacccccctctccccaaccaggcctgaccccctccaacacccccctctccccaaccaggcctgacctccaacaccacccccccccccaccaggcctgacccctccaacaccccccctctccccaaccaggcctgacctccaaccccccccaaccaggcctgaccccttcaacacccccctctccccaaccaggcctggcctccaaccccccccaaccaggcctgaccccctccaacacccccctctccccaaccaggcctgacctccaacctcccccaaccaggcctgacctccaaccccccccccaaccaggcctgaccccctccaacacccccctctccccaaccaggcctgacctccaaccccccccaaccaggcctgacccctccaacacccccctctccccaaccaggcctgacctccaaccccccccccccaccaggcctgacccctccaacacccccctctccccaaccaggcctgacctccaaccccccccccccaaccaggcctgaccccctccaacacccccctctccccaaccaggcctgaccccctCCAACACCCCCAAAGAGGCCtgacccctccaacacccccctctcccaaccaggcctgacctccaaccccccccaccaggcctgacccctccaacacccccctctccccaaccaggcctgacctccaaccccccccccccccaaccaggcctgaccccctccaacacccccctctccccaaccaggcctgacctccaacccccccccccccaaccaggcctgacccctccaacacccccctctccccaaccaggcctgacctccaacccccccccaaccaggcctgacccctccaacacccccctctccccaaccaggcctgacctccaaccccccccccaaccagacctgacccctccaacacccctctccccaaccaggcctgacctccaaccccccccaaccaggcctgacctccaacacccccctctccccaaccaggcctgacctccaacaccccccctctccccaaccaggcctgacctccaacacccccctctccccaaccaggcctgacctccaaccccccccaaccaggcctgaccccctccaacacccccctctccccaaccaggcctgacccctccaacacccccctctccccaaccaggcctgacctccaacacccccctctccccaaccagggcctgacctccaaccccccccaaccaggcctgaccccctccaacacccccctctccccaaccaggcctgaccccctccaacaccccctctctccccaaccaggcctgaccccctccaacacccccctctccccaaccaggcctgaccccctccaacaccccccctctccccaaccaggcctgacctcctccaacacccccctctccccaaccaggcctgacctccaacaccccccccccccccaccaggcctgaccgctccaacaccccccctctccccaaccaggcctgacctccaaccccccccccccccaaccagaccTGACCCCttcaacacccccctctccccaaccaggcctgacctccaaccccccccaaccaggcctgaccccttcaacacccccctctccccaaccaggcctgacctccaaccccccccaaccaggcctgaccccttcaacacccccctctccccaaccaggcctgacctccaacccccccccccccaaccaggcctgaccccttcaacacccccctctccccaaccaggcctgacctccaacccCCTCCCCAGTCCTCACCCCTCCTCTGCTCACCCGCCTTCCTCATCGCTCCTATCTGGGATCCGGAGGCCGCCATGTAGTCTCTGTCGGTGATGACCCGGACTCGGACTCCCCTCTGGTGGAGAAGTAGGACGGCCTGGCCCAGAGGCGGACAGGAGAAGGTGAAGATGCAGAGCTCCACAGTCCTCCGGGCCTCCAGGAGGCGCCTCACCAGCCGGTGGAGGGCGCTGTCCGTGTCAGTATGAGGGAGAGGACACATACACCGGAGCCCGGGGCTCAGAACCCCCTCCATACAGCTCACCGGGACCGGGAAGAAGAGAACCTCCCTCACCGCCTTCCTCCGCCTCCTCCAATACCGGAACAACAATTCCGCCCCCACCGAGACCGCCACCGCCGTACACAGCGCCTTCCACACCCCACCGGGCAGTGCGGGCACCATGGTGACGAGGGCGGAGACTactgccggggggcggggccagagAGAGGCGGGAAAGgctgaggaggagaaggaggagccgCGATGGTGGACAGCCTCCTCGGACTGGCCTCAGTCTGAGATTTGGAGGCGGATGTTGTGAAATCAATAAAATGCACAATTTACTGATTCCTATACTCACCCCTATGTTCCTATACAGTACTCACCTCCTATATTCCTATACAGTACTCACcccctgtattcctatacagtACTCACCCCCTATATTCCTATACAGTACTCACCTCCTATATTCCTATACAGTACTCACCTCCTATATTCCTATACAGTACTCACCCCCTATATTCCTATACAGTACTCACCcccctgtattcctatacagtACTCACCTCCTATATTCCTATACAGTACTCACCCCCTATATTCCTATACAGTACTCACCCCCTATATTCCTATACAGTACTCAccccctgtattcctatactcaccccctgtattcctatacagtactcaccccctgtattcctatacagtACTCACCTCCTATATTCCTATACAGTACTCACCCCCTGTATTCCTGTACAGTACTCACCTCCTATATTCCTATACTCAccccctgtattcctatactcatcccctgtattcctatactcaccccctgtattcctatactcacCCCCTATATTCCTATACTCACCCCCTATATTCCTATACAGTACTCACCCCCTGTATTCCTGTACAGTACTGACCTCCTATATTCCTATACTCACCCCCTGTATTCCTTtactcatcccctgtactcctatactcatcccctgtattcctatactcatCCCTGTATTCCTATACCCCCCCGTATTCCTATACTCACCCCTGTATTCCTGTACTCACCCCCTGTATTCCTGTACTCAccccctgtattcctatactcacCCCTGTATTCTTATACTCAGCCCGTGTATTCCTATACAGTACTCAcccctgtattcctatactcaccccctgtattcctatactcacCTCTGTATTCCTATACAGTACTCACcccctgtattcctatacagtactcaccccctgtattcctatactcaccccctgtattcctatactcacCCCCCGTATTCCTATACTCAccccctgtattcctatactcagcccctgtattcctatacagtactcacccctgtattcctatactcaccccctgtattcctatactcacCTCCTGTATTCCTATACTCACCTCTGTATTCCTATACAGTACTCACcccctgtattcctatacagtactcaccccctgtattcctatactcacCCCCTGTATGCCTGTACTCACCCCCTGTATNNNNNNNNNNNNNNNNNNNNNNNNNNNNNNNNNNNNNNNNNNNNNNNNNNNNNNNNNNNNNNNNNNNNNNNNNNNNNNNNNNNNNNNNNNNNNNNNNNNNNNNNNNNNNNNNNNNNNNNNNNNNNNNNNNNNNNNNNNNNNNNNNNNNNNNNNNNNNNNNNNNNNNNNNNNNNNNNNNNNNNNNNNNNNNNNNNNNNNNNNNNNNNNNNNNNNNNNNNNNNNNNNNNNNNNNNNNNNNNNNNNNNNNNNNNNNNNNNNNNNNNNNNNNNNNNNNNNNNNNNNNNNNNNNNNNNNNNNNNNNNNNNNNNNNNNNNNNNNNNNNNNNNNNNNNNNNNNNNNNNNNNNNNNNNNNNNNNNNNNNNNNNNNNNNNNNNNNNNNNNNNNNNNNNNNNNNNNNNNNNNNNNNNNNNNNNNNNNNNNNNNNNNNNNNNNNNNNNNNNNNNNNNNNNNNNNNNNNNNNNNNNNNNNNNNNNNNNNNNNNNNNNNNNNNNNNNNNNNNNTATACAGTACTCAcccctgtattcctatactcacCCCCTGTATTCCTATGCTCACCTCCTGTATTCCTATACTCACCTCTGTATTCCTATACAGTACTCACcccctgtattcctatacagtactcaccccctgtattcctatactcacCCCCTGTATGCCTGTACTCAccccctgtattcctatactcagcccctgtattcctatactcagcccctgtattcctatacagtACTCCccccctgtattcctatactcacCCTCTGTATTCCTATACAGTACTCAccccctgtattcctatactcacCCTCTGTATTCCTAAACTCACCCCCTATATTCCTATACTCAccccctgtattcctatactcaccccctgtattcctatactcacCCCCCATATTCCTATACTCACCTCTGTATTTCTATACAGTACTCAcccctgtattcctatactcaccccctgtattcctatactcacCTCCTGTATTCCTATACTCACCTCTGTATTCCTATACAGTACTCACcccctgtattcctatacagtactcaccccctgtattcctatactcacCCTCTGTATTCCTAAACTCACCCCCTATATTCCTATACTCAccccctgtattcctatactcacCCCTGTATTCCTGTACTCAccccctgtattcctatactcacccctgtattcctatacagtCCTCACCCCTGTATTCCTATATTCACCCCCTATATTCCTATACACACCCCCTATATTCACCCCCTGTATTCCTATATGCAcccctgtattcctatactcacCCCCTGTATTCCTATACTTACCCCCTGTATTCTTATACTCAccccctgtattcctatactcacCCCTGTATTCCTATATGCACCCCCTATATTCCTAGACTCACCACCTGTATTCCTGTACTCAccccctgtattcctatactcacCCCTGTATTCCTATGCTCACCCTTGTATTCCTATACTCACCCCCTGTATTCTTATACTCAccccctgtattcctatactcatccctgtattcctatacagtactcacccctgtattcctatactcacCCCCTGTATCCCTATACTCAcccctgtattcctatactcacCCCCTGTATGCCTGTACTCAccccctgtattcctatactcaGCCCCTGTATTCCTGTACTCACCCCCTGTATTCTTATACTTAccccctgtattcctatactcaGCCCATGTATCCCTATACTCACCCCCTTTATCCCTATACTCACCCCCTGTATTCCTTTACTCACCCCCTGTATCTCTATACTCACCCCCTGTATTCCTGTACTCAccccctgtattcctatactcaGCCCATGTATCCCTATACTCACACCCTGTATCCCTATACTCACCCCTGTATTCCTGTACTCACCCCCTATATTCCTATACTCACCCCTGTATTCCTGTACTCAccccctgtattcctatactcacccctgtattcctatacagtactcacccctgtattcctatactcacCCCTGTATTCCTATATTCACCCCCTATATTCCTATACACACCCCCTATATTCACCCCCTGTATTCCTATATGCAcccctgtattcctatactcacCCCCTGTATTCCTATACTTACCCCCTGTATTCTTATACTCAccccctgtattcctatactcacCCCCTGTATTCCTATACGCACCCCCTATATTCCTAGACTCACCACCTGTATTCCTGTACTCAccccctgtattcctatactcacccctgtattcctatactcacCCTTGTATTCCTATACTCACCCCCTGTATTCTTATA
Proteins encoded:
- the PLD6 gene encoding mitochondrial cardiolipin hydrolase, with translation MVPALPGGVWKALCTAVAVSVGAELLFRYWRRRRKAVREVLFFPVPVSCMEGVLSPGLRCMCPLPHTDTDSALHRLVRRLLEARRTVELCIFTFSCPPLGQAVLLLHQRGVRVRVITDRDYMAASGSQIGAMRKAGIVVRHSQSSGFMHHKFVVVDKKFVITGSMNWTMQAIQANKENLLMTDDRVFVSAYLEEFERLWEEYDPATYDFFPE